The genomic interval GCAGCTGGAGTGTCACGTTTTATCTATTTGAGCTCTGTCAAGGTCAACGGTGAGCAGAGCGACCAGCCGCTAACTGAGCGTGACCTGCCTACCCCGACGGACCCCTATGGCATCTCCAAGTGGGAAGCAGAACAAGCGCTCACACAGATAGGGGTAAGGACCGGGCTGGGTGTTGTTGTGTTGCGGCCCCCGCTAGTCTACGGTCCGGGAGTCAAGGCAAACTTCCTCCAGCTGATTACTGCAGTGCGGCACGGTATTCCACTGCCACTGGCTTCCGTCCGCAACCGCAGGAGCATGGTCTACGTGGGCAACTTGACCGATGCAATTGTGTTTACGCTGCGCTCGTCTGTGGTTATAGGGAAGACTTTTTTTGTGGCAGACCGCGAGGACCTCTGCACGCCTAGACTGATACAAGAGGTAGCCCACGCCCTGGGCCGCTCACCACGCCTATGGCCGGTCCCGACTGCAGTACTTCACACTGCTGGCCGACTGCTGCGCTGCGAAGGAATGGTGCGACGCCTGACTGGTTCCCTGCAGATTGATACACACCGTCTGCGTGAAGCAGGCTGGTCGCCCCCCTTCACCACCCAGGCAGGTCTGGCTGCGACGGTGGCAGCTCAGAACCAGGAGACCGACGGGCGCCCTTGGCGTCTAACGATCAGGCAGCGTCATTACTTGCGCATGCGGCGCTGTCTGGAGCGGCCCTTGGCAGGAGTTCTGCTGTTGTTGCTTCTGCCCGTTCTTCTCTTGACGGCTCTAGCCATCCGGCTGACCAGCTCTGGACCTGTCCTCTTCACTCAACTGCGGGCTGGCCAGGGGCATCAGCCCTACACAATTTTCAAATTCCGCACTATGCGTTCTAACGCACCGCAATTGTCGACGGAGGACATGCGGCGTCAGGGCATCAGTGCAGTTACACCCCTAGGTGCGTTCCTCCGCAGAAGCAGTTTGGATGAGCTTCCACAGCTTTTGAACGTACTCCGCGGGGAAATGAGTTTTGTCGGGCCCAGACCTGCTCTTATGACACAAGCCCCTGTGCTTCACGGGCGTGCTGCCAAAGGTGTAGATCAACTACCACCAGGTATTACCGGTCTGGCGCAGGTGACAGGGCGTGACGACCTGAGCGACGAAGAGAAAGTTCGGCGGG from Deinococcus taeanensis carries:
- a CDS encoding hybrid nucleoside-diphosphate sugar epimerase/sugar transferase → MTTQATVLVVGASGFVGQMLCQVLLDHGYHVVAASRSPQQLPLGVRHHLLGNLSEEVDWSSALRGVTYVVYLAARVHVMNDTHADPLAAYRAVNTDAPVALAHAAAAAGVSRFIYLSSVKVNGEQSDQPLTERDLPTPTDPYGISKWEAEQALTQIGVRTGLGVVVLRPPLVYGPGVKANFLQLITAVRHGIPLPLASVRNRRSMVYVGNLTDAIVFTLRSSVVIGKTFFVADREDLCTPRLIQEVAHALGRSPRLWPVPTAVLHTAGRLLRCEGMVRRLTGSLQIDTHRLREAGWSPPFTTQAGLAATVAAQNQETDGRPWRLTIRQRHYLRMRRCLERPLAGVLLLLLLPVLLLTALAIRLTSSGPVLFTQLRAGQGHQPYTIFKFRTMRSNAPQLSTEDMRRQGISAVTPLGAFLRRSSLDELPQLLNVLRGEMSFVGPRPALMTQAPVLHGRAAKGVDQLPPGITGLAQVTGRDDLSDEEKVRRDATYLRNLGPLTDLFIIRATLRSVMGGHGTY